The DNA region GCCGAGGCCGGTGGCGGGGGTCTCACCCGCCTCCGTTCCGTAAGAGAACAGGTCGACGCCGACCCCGAACGGATCGGCGCTGAACCACAAACCACCATTGAGCGTGATCTGGGCCCGGTGGGTGGTGTTCCCGGACCCGTCGGTGACCGCCGGCAGCTGTGGCAGGATGCCGGCAGAGTCGATCTCGAACCGGTTGAGGATGCGATTGAAGCCGCCGCCGGGCAGGCTCTCCCCGGCCGGGAAGTCGAACACCCGCGCGTCGGGGACCTGGAAGGTCACCGTCGGGACGTTGGCGATGATGTGGTAGATGCCCGTGAGCAGGAAGGTGTCGGGGAACGACGGGTCATGCGGCTGCGGCCTCAGCTCGACCTGCCGCCCGAACAGCCGCTTGGTGGTGACGCCGACCTCGGCGTTGAAGCTGGTGACCACCGAGCCGAAGATCCCGACCTTCAGGCTTTGGGTGTAGAAGCCGAAATCGTCCCCGGGCCCGGCCGGCGAGGATCCGCCCGGATCGTCGTAGGAGATCACGCCTGCGACCGAGCTCGGTCCCAGGTCGTGGGGAACACCGGCCTGGGTCGCCAGCACGGTCACGTCCACCGCCAGGTGGTGGGCCCTGAGCGGCGCCCGCATCCCGGCCACCAGGATCTGCAGCGTCGGCGGCATGGCGTTGCCGTCCACCGGCGCCTGGAAGACCACGATGCCGGTCCAGGACGGGCTGCCGGCGATCCGCTGCAGGAAGTCGTCGAACAGCGTCGATTGCGCCTTGCGGGCGGCCTGCGCCGTCTTCATGGCGTCGTCGAACACCTTTTGCGCCGCCGCGATGGCGGCCGACCCGCCCACCAGAGTGGCGGCGTCGCGCCAGCGCTCCGGCATGGCGAACAGGTCCTGGAGGCTGACCTTGGCGGTGAACTTGGCCACCATCAGCATCGAGGGGTCCTTGCCGTCCAGCGGCGCCCAGTCGAACGAGAAACCGCCGACGTCGAGTTCGCCGGCCGTGCGGATCGGGTGGCCGGCCCAGTTGTTGTAGACCAGGAACAAGTCGGGCTGCAGCAGGGCGTTGCCCATCACCGGATCAACCACGCCGGCGGCCGAAGGCTCGAGCGTCACCGTGCTCGTCACCCCCTTGGCGAGATAGAGCCGCCGCCACTGCCCGGCCGGGGTTGCGGCGAGATCAGCCGCGTTGCGGCGCAGGTTCCCCTTGGTCGGGGCGGAGGCCGCGCCCGCCACCGATGTCGGCCCGATCTCGGCCATGAGGCCCCGCGGGGTGGCCCCCTTGACCGTCAGCGCGGCGCCGTCGATCGAGAACACCGGCTGTTCCTGGCTTCCCAGGATGGCGCCGCGGGCGCCCGAAAGATAGACGTGCTCGAAGTCAGCCACGGCGGCGGGCGTTGTCGTCGGGTTGATGTTGGGCAGGAAGGCGTTGGCGTAGGGGGCCAGCGGAAAGGCGGCCTCCGCGCCGGTGAGATCGGCGACCAGGGCGTCGGCTGCGCGCGGCAGGGCCTTGCCGTCGATGCTGGCGTAGAACACCGAGGCCAGCGGCTGGGCGAAATAAGGCCGGCTGGGCGCTCCGGTGGGGGTGAGCCGCATCCAGGACGTGGTGCAGTTCGACGTGAGCTTGGGCGGCTGGTTGGGCACCTCGCCCACGCCCGGCCCAGAGGCCGCGCCGAAAGCCGGCTGGCCGGGGACCAGCTCGAGGATGTCGCCAGGGGCGGCCTCGATGCGCTCCAGGCCCGACAAGCCGGGCATCAGCCGGAAGGGCGCGCTCCCGCCGCCGGCCGGGGCGCCGAGGCCGAAACGGCCGTAGGGCGCGAGATAGACCGCGTTCTTGCCGTTCATCGAGCCGGGGGCGAGGTGGAAGCCGATGCTGTCGGCGGGCGTCAAGCCGACCGTCGCGCCTTCGCGGGTCATCAGGGCGGCCGAGGCGGTGAAGCAGGTGTTGGTTGCGGCCGACACGTCGAAGCGAGTGGCGCTCGGGTCGAATGGCAGGGCCGGGTTCAGCGCGAAGTTCAGGCCGAGATTGGGGGTGGAGAAATCCGCCGCCGCGAACAGGGGCAGGCGGATGCGCTGCAGCTGGGCCGCGCCGATGTCGCGCCAATAGCGGATCTCGGGCAGATCGACCGCGTCGGCTGCGACCTTGGCGGCGTCCTGGCCCAGGAGGAAGACCTGTCGGGCCCGCCACGTCACCCCGTTGGTTTTCAGTCCCCCGGCCGCGATATCGCCCGACGCCGAGGCCAGGAGGTCGGCGCTGTCATAGGTCAGGACCCCGATGCGCGCATCGGTGCGGCCGAGCGCCAGCTGGTTGCTGGTGCGGGCGAAATGCAGGGAGGATCCGTCACCGCCCAGGCTCACCGTCACTGCGGCCGGCACGGTGAGCGAGACATTGCCGAAGGCGAGCAGGGTCTGGGCTCGGACCTGGCGGTTCACTCCAGTCGGATCGAGGATCAGGCTCTGGTATTCAGGCGCGGCCCGCGGCCCGGGCCACCAGGCCGCGCTGAAGCCTGGATCGGCCCGCCAGGCCAGGACGCTGGCCTGGCTCGGCGCCAGGGCGGCAAAGCCCAGGGTCTTGGCCGTGTCCCCAGGCCTTTCGGCGTCGAAATCCCAAGGGTCGGAGCGGACGATCAGGGCCCAAGGTCCCGGGCGCGCCCAGGCGTCCGCGAGGGCCAGCGTCTTGGGAGGCTGCGTCGTGGACTGACCAAGCAGGTAGATCCACGACGCAGCGCCGTCGTCATGCGCCTCATAGACGGCATAGGCACCGTCGTACAGCTGCAGATTGAACACGGTCATAGAGTCCCCCCGCGCTTGCGACGGCGCCTCCGCTGGGCTCTAGTTCTTGTGGAATGCCGGGTGAGCCAGGCTCTTGAGCGTGGCTGCGGCCGCGTCGGTCTTGCTGGCGGGCTGGAGCGGCACGCTCAGCAGCACGAAGCCCCGGGTGGTCATCAACGTCATCTGGTTGACCGCGATATAAAGGATGAGGTCGTCGTCCAGCGACACGTTGGGCAGGCCGACCATGCTGATCGAGCTCTGGATCGTGTAGCTGTCCCAGTCGATGCGGAGCGGGGTCGGCATGTCGTTCGGGAAGACCGCGGTGGACTGCCCGTCCCCGTGGCGCGCGCGCGGCACGGCCAGGGCGACCGGCGTGTAGATGGTGGTGCCCGACGCCGCCCAGCCGCCGACGGTTCCGGCGGAGAGGCCGTTCACGTTCAGCTGGTTTATGGGTTCGTTGTAGGCGTTGAAGCAATAGACCTTGCCTGCCATTGGTCGTCTCCTGGGTGATGGGCTGCGCTCAGCGGCCCGGTTTATGCCGCGTCTTCTCCGCTGCCGTCTTGGACAGCATCGTGGCGGACGTGCATGTGGTGTTGAGGACAAAGCCTCGGGCGGTCATGGTCGCGACCGAGGGGGCGCCTTTGGACAACGGCCGCCCGGCGTAGATGATGATGTCGTCATCGACGGAGACGCCGCGCCCGGCGAGGCAGAGGTTGACCGTGTAGGGGCCGAATTGCTGCTTCGGGTCGTCCGGATAGAAGACCGACAAGATGTTGGGATCGGCGATGGCCAGATAGCCTGTCCCGTCGTCGTGGCGCGCCGTCAGAGTGACGATCGACTGGGGCTGGTAACCTACGCTGGAGTCGGCGGGATAGATCGTCCCCAGATAGACGCTGTTCAACGTCACCTTCAGCAGGCCGTTCGCCGGATTGAAGATGTAACAGTTGCCCATTCTCTGGACCGCCCCCCTGGGTCCTTCGCAACGGCCGGCCTGAATTAGACGTATCTGAATTAGACGTACGATTTACAATGCCCCCAAAGGCGCCGAAGGCGCGTCAGGGCTTGCATCTCAGGGTAGTAGAATTGGCCGGATTGTGGCCCTCGTCAAGGGAATTTCTCGCGCGGGACGCGGCAATATTCGCGCGCCCACCCGGCTCCCACCCGACAGCGCGGAGGTAACGGCTACACAGTTCCTCCCTCGGGCCACCAGCCTCCAGTCGGGCGGAAACTGCGTGGTCCGAAGACCGCCTCGCCGAGACGCACACAGGTCGCGCCTTCCTCGACCGCCAACTCGTAATCGCTCGACATACCCATCGACAGCTCGGTCAAAATCTCGCCGTCGCGCTCCTTCGCCTGGTCCCGCAGCTGGCGCAGCACCCGGAAGCATCGACGTCTTTCCTCGATGTCGTTCGTCAAGGTGGCAATCGTCATGAAGCCCGTGACGCGAAGCGCCGAATAGGCCGACAAATCCCGCAGGAATGCTTGGACGTCTGACGGCTGGAGGCCGAATTTCGACGCTTCCCCCGAGGTGTTCACCTGGACGAGCACGTCGAGCATTTGCCCGCGCCTCTGCAATTGCCGCTCGAGGGCAGCCGCGAGGGAAAGCCGGTCCAGAGACTGCACCTCGGTCGCGAACTCGAGCACCTCACCGACTTTGTTCGTCTGAACATGGCCGATCATGCTCCACCTGATATCGGGAAGGCCGAGCTCGGCAGCCTTGTCTCGGCCTTCGCGGCTGCGGTTCTCGCCAAGGCGCAGCGGAGCAAGACCCATCTCGACGAGCGCCTGACAGGCCAAACCGACGACGCGAACCGCCTGTGTCTTCGTCGCGAGCAAGATGTTCACATCGCCCGGTTGCCGGCCGGCGGTGACGGCGGCTTCGGCGATGCGCGAACGTATCATGCGGAGACGGTCGGCGATGGCGGATTTCGTGACGACAGCAGCGGAAGAGTCGCCTCCCTCGTCCATGGGCACGCCCTGAACAGCGTTGACGATCATCTATTTCGCACCCTTCGCACAGCGTCCGCTCGAGCCGACCGCGCGCTGCCTTCCCTCGCCGGCCCGCCGCCTAGCCGCCGGGCCTTTGGATGTGCGGCATTTCTCCTGATGCCGGCGGCGCTATCCACGCCGCGACGTCCAGAAACGTGCTCTGGTAGGTCGCTCCCTCACCCATATCGGTGTAGCGGTCGGAGCACAGCATGTTCACCGTGCCTTCGACCGCCTCCTCCACGGGTCGCTGCCCCGGAACCAGGACGACCCCGACCTGCGTCTCGTCGCTGACGCGCAAAGTGAGGCCGACGACCGCCCGATCGTTGAAGAGCCGAACCTTCTGGCCATTTTTCAAGCCGCGCTGTTGTGCATCTCGAGGATGCAGGACGCAGAACGGCTCGCCCTCGCGCCCGCGAAGAAAGCCGACACGCGAATAAGCGGTGTGGGGTTGGAAGTATGAAGGCGCCGTCAACAGTCTCAGCGGCCACCGAGCGGCGTCCTGCATTTCCTCTTCGTCAGGTTGCCAATCGGGAAGCGGGCTGACGCCCTGCTTCGCCAAGGATTCCGAGTAGATTTCCAACTTTCCAGAGGCCGTGCGGAACTCCTGGGCGACAGGCGGTGTCACCTTGATGGGCCCTGCGTCCGCAACGACGGCCGGATCATAACCGGCCACCATGCCGGTCGCGCCACGGAACAGTTCCGACAGCGCCTCGCGCGGAGTCATTTTGAATAGCGGATCGGCGAGCCCCATGCGGGCGGCGAGCGCCTGCGCGACGTCAAAGTTGGAGCGCGCCTCGCCCTGAGGCGCCACGGCACCTCTGGCGTATTGCATATAGTAGGCGCCATAGGCGCGGAAGAAATCCTCCGTTTCGAGGTATGTCGTTGCCGGCAGCACGATGTCCGCGTAGCGCGCGGTCGTGGTCATAAATGGATCATGAACGACCGTGAACAGATCCTGTCGCGAGAGGCCACGACGCACCTTCTGAGCTTCGGGACAGGTGATTGCCGGATTGTTCGCCGAAATATAGATCGCCTTGAGCGGCGGATCCCTCATGCTGAGAAGCTCCTCACCCAGACGCAAATGGTTGACCAGCCGTGTCGTCGCGGGACCGGACGGTTTGCGGACAGCATCGTAGTTGAAATTCATGGAGCTCGCCGTCATCAACAACGCACCCCCTCCCGAGCGTCCATAAGCGCCTGTCACTGCCGGAAGCACAGCGACCGCCCTCAGCGCTTGGCCGCCCCGGGCGAGGCGGGTCATGCCTTCACCCAGTCGAATGAAGGAGCTTCGGGCGGCACCGTAGACAGAAGCCAGGCGCTCCACGTCCTCGACCGGCAAGCCGGTGATCTCGGCAACGGCGACAGGCGTGAATCGCGGCAAAATCTCCTTTTCGAGGTCGGAGAAGCCGAGCGTATTCCGCTCGAGATAAACCCGATCGCATTTCTCGTCCCGAACCAGGATGTGCATTATTCCGAGCGCCAAGGCTGCGTCGGTTCCGATCCGGATGGGAATGTGCCAATCCGCACGTTCGGCCGTCCTGCTTCGCCGCGGATCGATGACGATCAGCTGCACGCCCGTCTTTCGAACCTGCTCCAGCTTGGCCCAGAAGTGCACGTTGACCGCCATCAGATCCGCCCCCCACGCAATGACGAGGTCGGAGTCGACGACGGATTCGGGATCGGTGCCGCCCACCGGACCGAGCGTATGATCCCAAGCGCTCTCACAGCAGGTGTCGCAGACGGTTCCGGCCTGCAGGCGGCTGCTGCCGAGAGCGTGGAAAAGGCCATTCACGAGGCCGCGGTTCATCTGTCCTTGGTGTGCGCTGTAGGCATAGCCGAGCAAGGCGAGCGGTCCATGATCGGCGATGATGCTCTTCCAGCGGGTCGTGATTTCGTCGAGCGCTTCGTCCCAGGTAATCGGCTTGAACCGACCTTCGCCCTTCTCCCCGATGCGGCGCAGCGGCGTCACAAGACGGTCGGGTGAATGGACGAGCTCTGCGTCCCGATTGACCTTTGCACAAGCGAACCCCGCCGTGAAAGGTTGATCAGGGTCGCCTTGAACCCGAAGAACGCGATCTCCATCCACCTGGGCGATCAGCGAGCACATGTCGGGGCAGTCATGCCCGCAGACAATTCGAGCCTTGTGCATGCTTCCCTCCAGGACCTGAAACGCAGCTGATCGAGAGAGGACCAGGATTTAGAACCCCTTCGAGCCTTTGCATAGGACCACTTTCTTGTCGCCGCGCAGACCACTGCGGGCCTGACTACGAAGCAACGGCTCGTTGACATATCGACCGTTCCAAATCACTTGGAGAGGCAAGGACCCTCATTTGGGCTTCGTGAACATGAACATCATGGGTGCGCCGCGTAGGCGTTGAGCCGTCGAATTGCCGTGAAATGTCGGGTGACGGCGTAGACGCGGTGTCCTGGAATTGCCGGCGCGGGATATGTGCCTGGCGAGCTAAGACTATAGAAATGCAGCCAGATCAATCATTTAGATTTAGCGTTGCGCCTATGATGGAGTGGACGGACAGCTATTGCCGCCGCTTCCACCGGGCGATGACGCGCCGATCGCGCCTCTACACCGAAATGGTCACCGCTGCCGCCCTCATCCACGGGCCGCGCCGGAGGCTGCTGGCCTTCGAGGCCGACGAGCAGCCGCTTGCCCTGCAGATCGGCGGGGCCGAGCCGGGCGCGCTGGCGCAGGCGGCGCGCTTCGGCGAGGAGGCCGGCTTTTGCGAGATCAACCTCAATGTGGGCTGCCCGTCGGATCGGGTGCAGGATGGCCGTTTTGGGGCCTGCCTGATGCGCGAGCCCAGCCTCGTCGGCGAATGCGTTGCGGCGATCAGGGCGGCAGTGTCGGTTCCGGTGACCGTGAAATGCCGGCTCGGCGTCGACGATCAGGACCCGGAGGAGGCGCTTGACCGGGTTGCCGATGTCGCGGTCGCGGCCGGCGTCGATGCGCTCATCGTGCATGCCCGCAAGGCCTGGCTCAACGGGCTGTCGCCAAAGGAGAACCGCGACATTCCCCCGCTCGACCATGGGCGCGTCTACCGCCTGAAGGCGCGGCTGCCTTCGCTCACCATCGTCATCAATGGCGGCATCTCGACCCTCGCCGAGGCGAAGGCGCATTTCGACCATGTCGACGGCGTGATGTTCGGGCGCGCCGCCTATCAGAACCCCGGTCTTCTCCTCGATGTCGATCGCGAGCTGTTCGGCAGCGAGCCGCCGGTCGCGGATGCTTTCGCGGCCGCCCGCGCCATGCGCCCGCTGCTCGCAGAGCTGGCGCGGCAGAAGATCGCACCGCACCGCCTGACCCGGCATATGCTCGGCCTCTTCCAGGGCAGGAGCGGCGCGCGCTCTTATCGTCGCATTCTCGCCACCGAGGCGACGAAGCCAGGCGCCGGGCCCGAAATGCTCGATCAGGCGCTCGCTTGCGTCGAACCGATCGGCGAGCTCCTGATGAGTGAGGCTGCCGCGTGATGACGGGGGATGCCGACGAGGTGAGCGAGAAGGTGCGTGCCATGCTGGCGCGCCACGGGCTGCTGGTCACGCTCGGCGCTCGCCTCTTGCGCGCCGTACCGGGTGAGGTGGAGATCGAGCTTCCGGTAGCGCCGCATATCACGCAGCAGAACGGCTTCGTGCATGCGGGCGCGATCTCGGCCATCGCCGATTCGGCGGCCGGGGCTGCTGCCTGGACATTGATGCCGGACGGCAATGACGTTCTAACCGTCGAGTTCAAGATCAATCTGGTCGCACCCGCGGCCGGCGAGCGGCTCGTCGCCTCGGCGCGTGTCCTCAAGGCCGGGCGGACGCTGACACTGACCGAGGCGAGCGTGCACGCCCATACGGGCGAGGCGAAAAAGCTCGTGGCCCATCTGGTGGCCACGATGATTACTATCGGATCAGGGGTTGAATCTCGCTCCCTTGTTCGTTAAGGGCTTTGTCCTCGCGCCTGTCGGCGTGCGTGCGCCCGTAGCTCAGCTGGATAGAGCACCAGACTACGAATCTGGGGGTCAGAGGTTCGAATCCTTTCGGGCGCGCCAATGATTTCAATGAGTTAGCGAGCCGCAACGCCTCTCCGAAAGGCCCGCTTAGCTCTGGAAGTGCAGCCGGCCGAGCAATTTGAGATAATCGTCCCGTCTTGATGCGGCCGACGCCGGCATTGAACCGCGCATTAACCAGCGCTGCATTAACCCTCTGCCGCTCCGATGGGAGGCAGAGGTGTTCCATGGTCAACCGGCGCGCGTTTTGTTCCGGAAGCTTTGTCGCGATCGCCGCGGCGCTCGGCGGCTGCTCCGAGGTCATGCCGGGCCCTCGTCTCGCGAGCAACATTCAGCCCCATGAGCCTCAGGGCCCGGTGGTCAGCGGTCCGAGGAGCGCGCATTACGACCAGATCTACGCCGGCTTCTCCGATGAGCGCTTCCCGGTGAGGACCTTCGACTATACGCAGATCGATCCACAATACCTGCGTCGAAGCGTCCCCTTCTCCGGCCCGCAGCCCCCGGGCTCGATTGTGATCGATACGACGCAAAAACACTTGTTCTTCGTTGAATCGCCGGGCCGGGCGACGCGCTACGGAGTGGGCGTCGGCCGCGAGGGTTTCGCCTGGTCGGGCGACGCCAATGTCAACATGAAACGCGATTGGCCGGACTGGGTGCCCCCGGCCGAGATGGTTCGGCGCAGCCCCGAGATCGCGGCTGAGCTCGAGCATACGCCGCGCGGACTTGGCGTTCTCGGCGGTCCGAAAAACCCGCTCGGCGCACGCGCCATGTATCTCTTCGCCGATGGGCGAGATCTTGGCTACCGCATCCATGGCACGCTCGAACCGGAGACGATCGGAACCAATGTCTCTTCGGGCTGCATCCGCCTCATCAACCAGGATATCGTCCACCTCTACACCCGTGCCGCGATCGGCAGCCCGGCGACCGTCCTCGCCTGATGCTCTGGTGACGCTTTGTTAAGCGGCATCATTGAATCGTTGTCGTTGTCCGCCGGCCTGGCGCGGAGAGTTCGGGTGTCGCGTCATGAGCTATCGGTTGCTGCGGATCGGTGCTGGCTGGCTGGCCAGGTTTCGTGCGCGCAGTCTCATCCTCATGGTCGCCGGACTTGGCCTTTCCGCCTGCGCCACAACGCAGCATTCGCGCGCCACTCGCTGGAATCATCCCGTGCGCGCGGTGACGGAGACGGCGCTCGCAAGCCCAAAGCTCGCGACGTTGCGCATCCGCGGCGTGGACGTTTCCTATTACCAGGGTGATATCGACTGGCCGACGGTACGCGCCAACGGCGTGACATTCGCCTATATCAAGGCGACCGAGGGCGGCGACTATCTCGATAGGAAGTTCCGCCGCAATTGGGCCGCCGCCAAGGCAGCGGGGCTACGGCATGGTGCCTATCATTTCTACAATTTGTGCCGACCCGTGCGCGAGCAGATCGCCTGGTTCAAGGCGAATGTCCCGAACGATCCCGATGCCCTGCCTCCAGCCCTCGATATGGAATGGGTGCCGACCTCAAAGAATTGCCAGGTCAAGCCGTCGCGCGCCAAGATCATCGCCGATATGCGGCTCTTCCTCGAAAGCCTCGAACGCCATTATGGCAAGCGCCCCGTCATCTACGCGACAGGGAGCTTCCACCACGATATCCTCGAAGGCTCTTTCAACGACTATCCCTTCTGGCTGCGCGCCATCGACGGCCCCCCAGGCGAACGCTACGGCTTTCGCCCTTGGCATTTCTGGCAATATTCGGCGAGGGGCACGATGCCGGGCGTCAATGGCCAGGTCGACAAGAACGCCTTTGCCGGGACGCAAGCCGAATGGGCGATGTTCGTTCGCGGCGACACATGAGCGGCTTGGCGGCCCGATCGCTTCCATAGCACGGGCAATCCCGCGTCAGATTTCTCATCGGTTGAGAGTTTCGAGCGAGAGCTTCCCTCGCGGCGTTGCGGCCGGATCTGGCGGCAGCGCTACCCGGCGCATATCGAGCTCGCCGAAACCGACGATCAAGGGGATGACTGTCCTGAGCGCCTGGGGGAGAATGACGAGCCGCATCGTTGCGACATCGGAAAGGGGGAGAGGCTGATGACAGGTCTCGTCACGACGGATGGGAAGCGCCGCTACGAGGTCCACCGGAACTGGGCGCGGCTGCCGAAGGGCATGGAGTTCGGCCCGGTCAGCCAGCTCGCCGTCGACGGGACCGGCCGGGTATTCGTGGTGCAGCGGGCCGTTCCGGCCGTGTTGGTCTTCGCTCAAGACGGCGCTTTCGAGTATGATTGGCATCATCCGCTCTTGACCAATGCGACGGGGGCAGGTGTCCACGGCGTCTGTGTCGCTCCCAGCGGGATGCTGCTGATCACCTCATTCGATTCGCACCAGGTGCTGGGTTTCGATGGGCGAGGGCGGCTGGAGCTGGAGCTCGGACGCTTCAACGAGCCAAGATGGGGCGAGCCATTCAACCATCCGACAGATGTCGCCGTTGCGGCCAATGGCGATATCTTCGTGACGGACGGATACGGCAATGCCAGGGTCCACCGCTTCTCCAGCAAGGGAGAGTTCATCGCCGGCTGGGGTGAACCCGGCACTGGGCCCGGACAATTCTCCTGTCCGCATGGGATCTGGATCTCGGTCGAGGGCAAGGTCATCGTCCTCGACCGCGACAATAATCGCGTCCAGCTTTTCGACGTTGACGGCAAGCTGCTCGACATTTGGAGCAGCTTCGTCAAGCCGATGGATATCTGGGGCGATGCGTCAGGCGACCTGTTCATCTCCGACCAGACGCCGCGCATCGCCAGGGTCGCCGATGGCCGTATCAAGGGTGCGATGCGCGGCTTCACCGTCTATCCGCACGGCATCTGGGGTGATTCCTCCGGCAGCCTCTACGTCGCCGAACAGCAGCCATCGGGCGTCGCCAAATATACGGCGCTTGCCCCTGATGATCGGGCGCCGGCAAAGTGATCACGACCGGACTTGTGATTACGGA from Rhizobiales bacterium GAS188 includes:
- a CDS encoding Anaerobic selenocysteine-containing dehydrogenase — translated: MHKARIVCGHDCPDMCSLIAQVDGDRVLRVQGDPDQPFTAGFACAKVNRDAELVHSPDRLVTPLRRIGEKGEGRFKPITWDEALDEITTRWKSIIADHGPLALLGYAYSAHQGQMNRGLVNGLFHALGSSRLQAGTVCDTCCESAWDHTLGPVGGTDPESVVDSDLVIAWGADLMAVNVHFWAKLEQVRKTGVQLIVIDPRRSRTAERADWHIPIRIGTDAALALGIMHILVRDEKCDRVYLERNTLGFSDLEKEILPRFTPVAVAEITGLPVEDVERLASVYGAARSSFIRLGEGMTRLARGGQALRAVAVLPAVTGAYGRSGGGALLMTASSMNFNYDAVRKPSGPATTRLVNHLRLGEELLSMRDPPLKAIYISANNPAITCPEAQKVRRGLSRQDLFTVVHDPFMTTTARYADIVLPATTYLETEDFFRAYGAYYMQYARGAVAPQGEARSNFDVAQALAARMGLADPLFKMTPREALSELFRGATGMVAGYDPAVVADAGPIKVTPPVAQEFRTASGKLEIYSESLAKQGVSPLPDWQPDEEEMQDAARWPLRLLTAPSYFQPHTAYSRVGFLRGREGEPFCVLHPRDAQQRGLKNGQKVRLFNDRAVVGLTLRVSDETQVGVVLVPGQRPVEEAVEGTVNMLCSDRYTDMGEGATYQSTFLDVAAWIAPPASGEMPHIQRPGG
- a CDS encoding tRNA-U16,U17-dihydrouridine synthase; this translates as MMEWTDSYCRRFHRAMTRRSRLYTEMVTAAALIHGPRRRLLAFEADEQPLALQIGGAEPGALAQAARFGEEAGFCEINLNVGCPSDRVQDGRFGACLMREPSLVGECVAAIRAAVSVPVTVKCRLGVDDQDPEEALDRVADVAVAAGVDALIVHARKAWLNGLSPKENRDIPPLDHGRVYRLKARLPSLTIVINGGISTLAEAKAHFDHVDGVMFGRAAYQNPGLLLDVDRELFGSEPPVADAFAAARAMRPLLAELARQKIAPHRLTRHMLGLFQGRSGARSYRRILATEATKPGAGPEMLDQALACVEPIGELLMSEAAA
- a CDS encoding uncharacterized domain 1-containing protein encodes the protein MTGDADEVSEKVRAMLARHGLLVTLGARLLRAVPGEVEIELPVAPHITQQNGFVHAGAISAIADSAAGAAAWTLMPDGNDVLTVEFKINLVAPAAGERLVASARVLKAGRTLTLTEASVHAHTGEAKKLVAHLVATMITIGSGVESRSLVR
- a CDS encoding Lipoprotein-anchoring transpeptidase ErfK/SrfK, with translation MVNRRAFCSGSFVAIAAALGGCSEVMPGPRLASNIQPHEPQGPVVSGPRSAHYDQIYAGFSDERFPVRTFDYTQIDPQYLRRSVPFSGPQPPGSIVIDTTQKHLFFVESPGRATRYGVGVGREGFAWSGDANVNMKRDWPDWVPPAEMVRRSPEIAAELEHTPRGLGVLGGPKNPLGARAMYLFADGRDLGYRIHGTLEPETIGTNVSSGCIRLINQDIVHLYTRAAIGSPATVLA
- a CDS encoding lysozyme, producing MSYRLLRIGAGWLARFRARSLILMVAGLGLSACATTQHSRATRWNHPVRAVTETALASPKLATLRIRGVDVSYYQGDIDWPTVRANGVTFAYIKATEGGDYLDRKFRRNWAAAKAAGLRHGAYHFYNLCRPVREQIAWFKANVPNDPDALPPALDMEWVPTSKNCQVKPSRAKIIADMRLFLESLERHYGKRPVIYATGSFHHDILEGSFNDYPFWLRAIDGPPGERYGFRPWHFWQYSARGTMPGVNGQVDKNAFAGTQAEWAMFVRGDT
- a CDS encoding 6-bladed beta-propeller protein, producing the protein MTGLVTTDGKRRYEVHRNWARLPKGMEFGPVSQLAVDGTGRVFVVQRAVPAVLVFAQDGAFEYDWHHPLLTNATGAGVHGVCVAPSGMLLITSFDSHQVLGFDGRGRLELELGRFNEPRWGEPFNHPTDVAVAANGDIFVTDGYGNARVHRFSSKGEFIAGWGEPGTGPGQFSCPHGIWISVEGKVIVLDRDNNRVQLFDVDGKLLDIWSSFVKPMDIWGDASGDLFISDQTPRIARVADGRIKGAMRGFTVYPHGIWGDSSGSLYVAEQQPSGVAKYTALAPDDRAPAK